From Streptomyces sp. NBC_00370, a single genomic window includes:
- a CDS encoding ATP-binding protein, producing the protein MNTHTEFASVRERFYRRERRSVPAARRFAAAALEVWELTSYADQVLLCVSELCTNALVHGVPPGRGFRLFLRWDGDVLTVEVHDSGDGAPKEGHPDGGDETGRGLMLVSALADEWGVGERNPGKIVWCSWGRPRL; encoded by the coding sequence GTGAACACACATACCGAATTCGCGTCCGTCAGAGAACGCTTCTACCGGCGGGAACGCCGATCCGTGCCCGCCGCGCGGCGGTTCGCCGCCGCTGCTCTTGAGGTGTGGGAGCTGACGTCGTACGCCGATCAAGTGTTGCTCTGTGTGAGCGAGTTGTGCACCAACGCGCTGGTGCACGGCGTACCGCCGGGGCGCGGTTTTCGGCTGTTTCTGCGGTGGGACGGGGACGTGCTCACCGTCGAGGTGCATGACAGCGGGGACGGTGCGCCGAAGGAGGGGCATCCCGACGGCGGCGACGAGACGGGGCGCGGGCTGATGCTTGTCTCCGCGCTCGCCGACGAGTGGGGGGTGGGGGAGCGGAACCCCGGCAAGATCGTGTGGTGTTCGTGGGGCCGGCCGCGGCTATGA
- a CDS encoding SGNH/GDSL hydrolase family protein encodes MRALAVGLVLAAGALVPAGSAGAADQYQWAALGDSYTAGGFVGDPQPALGDASRDGCDRTSGAYPGLVERELDEFPPGKYVHLTNVSCGNATIDNIADTRQTPISPVQPPADGWPAVDPQIQRANLNDQTDVVTIGVGGNSLPFGGMLLKCLELGATLGGSCREYYTDPPAGEESIQAKLGRVQDEYVNMLSKVHEAAPNAKVITVGYPAVLPQEASACNRLSLTELGSIKHADIDWLRDDVLKRLNSTIQQVSSFFGDRYVDIYSSSVGHDACQPAATKWVEGICGDAEDYWPTKLTGTPLNCGLIQKRVTLVHPNGAGYANTAAHVERAIRIALLER; translated from the coding sequence GTGCGAGCGTTGGCGGTCGGGCTTGTCCTGGCTGCCGGCGCGCTCGTGCCCGCGGGCTCCGCCGGTGCGGCGGATCAGTATCAGTGGGCCGCCCTGGGCGACTCCTACACGGCCGGCGGCTTCGTCGGGGACCCGCAGCCCGCTCTCGGTGATGCGTCGCGGGACGGCTGCGACCGCACCAGCGGCGCCTACCCCGGTCTTGTCGAGCGGGAGCTCGACGAGTTCCCGCCCGGCAAGTACGTGCACCTGACCAACGTGAGCTGCGGCAACGCCACCATCGACAACATCGCCGACACCCGGCAGACGCCGATCAGCCCGGTCCAGCCACCCGCCGACGGGTGGCCCGCGGTCGACCCGCAGATCCAGCGGGCGAACCTGAACGACCAGACCGATGTCGTCACCATCGGCGTCGGCGGCAACAGCCTGCCCTTCGGCGGCATGCTCCTCAAGTGCCTCGAACTGGGCGCGACGCTCGGCGGGTCCTGCCGTGAGTACTACACCGACCCGCCCGCCGGCGAGGAAAGCATCCAGGCCAAGCTGGGCAGGGTTCAGGACGAGTACGTCAACATGCTGTCCAAGGTGCATGAGGCCGCACCCAACGCCAAGGTGATCACCGTCGGCTACCCGGCCGTGCTGCCGCAGGAGGCCAGTGCCTGCAACCGCCTGTCCCTCACCGAGCTGGGCTCGATCAAGCACGCCGACATCGACTGGCTACGTGACGACGTCCTCAAGCGGCTGAACAGCACGATCCAGCAGGTCTCTTCGTTCTTCGGCGACCGCTACGTCGACATCTACTCCTCCAGCGTGGGCCACGACGCCTGCCAGCCCGCGGCCACGAAGTGGGTCGAGGGGATCTGCGGCGACGCCGAGGACTACTGGCCCACAAAGCTCACCGGCACCCCGCTGAACTGTGGCCTCATTCAGAAGCGCGTCACCCTGGTTCACCCCAACGGTGCGGGATATGCCAACACCGCCGCACACGTCGAACGAGCCATCCGCATCGCTCTCCTGGAGCGCTGA
- a CDS encoding right-handed parallel beta-helix repeat-containing protein, with protein MSRQLLRVDPDGRDSFPTIGEALAQARTGAVIRVRPGRYRENLTINTRLTIAADGERGSVEICPPRGTAVVLVADAVMLTDLTLRGGSEDLPVVDAPRGQIVMDGCTVVGSGWTAVLARESGSLAMRDCRVSNPQGAGVVDTASAESVVADCLIEHLGTSAVVIGEQARTTVRGCRIRDAKGNGLLANGEAQGRVEECDISGTEKPAIALEGRCATRVSRVTVHDTSVGVYVTSGSRPTLEDVTVTDTTGPGIVLSAGADPELLRCVTTRTKGNGLAVTERSRGTFDGCEFTAATASAIRVNGSSAPLLTGTVVRDCADKAGALLLTEDSSAEFDRLEVLDAAGVGVCVRTGADPLLRKARITGAGGHGVEVLEDGRGRLHGCTVEGSAGAGVFVANGGAPELLDSVLRSTAQAGVRIGTDGRATAGDCHIDACATTGLHVETGGELTANRTHVTGSAAHGVLVANGGRATLEGCQVSGAGGDGVRVDSSEQVTLTDCVVRDNGGAGLKQSRASGRLTVEGLVSSGNTSEDAWGDTAGDLAAEGAATDSAKQGPQSPLGELESLVGLGDVKHQVRTLINLNQLAQRRASLGMPVPPMSRHLAFSGPPGTGKTTVARLYGGILAELGVLPSGHLVEVSRADLVAQVIGGTAIKTTEAFNEALGGVLFVDEAYTLLSDGKGSGADFGKEAVDTLLKLMEDHRDDVVVIVAGYTAEIASFLSSNPGLSSRFTRTVEFANYSVAELVTITENMCQAHRYELAPSTLDALARHYERMPRDAGFGNGRAARQVFEEMVDRQAYRLGSQPDAAWNDLSLLLPEDVADESADGQTADGRGADELLAELDAMVGLHAVKREVTDLVNLLSTARQRQAVGLPTPKISHHLVFEGPPGTGKTTIARLYADLLHSLGVLRTGRLVEVARADLVGRYVGHTAQLTKDAFESALGGVLFIDEAYALTPENAGSDFGREAVDTLLKLMEDHRDEIVVIAAGYTEEMHRFLSSNPGLASRFARSVKFENYSTDELVDIMNGYATASGYDCAPETLEALRAYVSDLPRDRSFGNARTARQTLESMMTRQARRIGTIAAPSMDDLRLLMPEDLPERAGLAAG; from the coding sequence GTGTCACGGCAGTTGCTCAGGGTCGATCCGGACGGGAGGGACAGCTTCCCCACGATCGGCGAGGCCCTGGCGCAGGCGCGCACCGGAGCCGTCATCCGTGTCAGGCCCGGTCGTTACCGGGAGAACCTCACCATCAACACCCGGCTGACCATCGCCGCCGACGGGGAGCGCGGCAGCGTCGAGATCTGCCCGCCCCGCGGCACCGCCGTCGTCCTGGTCGCGGACGCCGTGATGCTCACCGACCTCACACTGCGCGGCGGCAGCGAGGACCTGCCGGTGGTGGACGCGCCGCGCGGCCAGATCGTCATGGACGGCTGCACGGTGGTGGGTTCGGGCTGGACGGCGGTCCTGGCCAGGGAGAGCGGCTCGCTTGCCATGCGCGACTGCCGGGTCTCCAACCCGCAGGGCGCCGGTGTGGTGGACACCGCGAGCGCCGAGAGCGTCGTCGCCGACTGCCTGATCGAGCACCTCGGCACCTCCGCCGTCGTCATCGGCGAGCAGGCCCGCACCACGGTGCGCGGCTGCCGTATACGGGACGCCAAGGGCAATGGCCTGCTGGCCAACGGCGAGGCCCAGGGCCGGGTGGAGGAGTGCGACATCTCCGGTACCGAGAAGCCGGCCATCGCACTGGAGGGCCGGTGTGCCACCCGCGTGTCACGTGTGACCGTGCACGACACCTCGGTCGGCGTCTACGTGACCAGTGGGTCCCGGCCCACCCTGGAAGACGTCACGGTCACCGACACCACGGGGCCCGGCATCGTACTGTCCGCGGGCGCCGACCCCGAGCTGCTGCGCTGCGTCACCACACGGACCAAGGGCAACGGTCTCGCGGTGACGGAACGCTCCCGCGGCACCTTCGACGGCTGCGAGTTCACCGCCGCCACCGCCTCGGCGATCCGGGTGAACGGCTCCAGTGCGCCGCTGCTCACCGGCACCGTGGTGCGCGACTGCGCCGACAAGGCGGGCGCGCTCCTCCTGACGGAGGACTCCTCCGCCGAATTCGACCGCCTGGAGGTGCTGGACGCGGCAGGCGTCGGCGTCTGCGTCCGCACCGGCGCCGACCCGCTGCTGCGCAAGGCCCGGATCACCGGCGCGGGCGGCCACGGCGTCGAGGTCCTGGAGGACGGCCGCGGCAGGCTGCACGGCTGCACCGTCGAAGGCTCCGCCGGCGCCGGGGTGTTCGTCGCGAACGGCGGCGCGCCCGAACTGCTCGACTCGGTACTGCGCTCCACCGCCCAGGCGGGCGTCCGGATCGGCACCGACGGGCGGGCCACGGCCGGCGACTGTCACATCGACGCGTGCGCCACCACCGGCCTGCACGTCGAGACCGGGGGCGAGTTGACGGCCAACAGAACCCATGTGACGGGCTCGGCGGCGCACGGTGTGCTGGTCGCCAACGGCGGCCGGGCCACGCTTGAGGGCTGCCAGGTGAGCGGCGCCGGCGGCGACGGTGTCCGGGTCGACAGCTCGGAACAGGTCACGCTCACCGACTGCGTCGTACGGGACAACGGCGGGGCCGGCCTCAAGCAGTCCCGTGCCAGCGGACGGCTCACCGTCGAAGGACTCGTCAGCAGTGGCAACACGTCCGAGGACGCCTGGGGCGATACGGCCGGCGACCTCGCTGCGGAGGGGGCGGCCACCGACTCGGCCAAGCAGGGTCCGCAGAGCCCACTGGGGGAGCTGGAGTCGCTGGTCGGGCTCGGCGACGTCAAGCATCAGGTACGCACCCTGATCAACCTCAACCAGCTCGCGCAGCGCCGTGCCAGCCTCGGCATGCCCGTCCCGCCGATGAGCCGCCACCTCGCGTTCTCGGGTCCACCCGGCACCGGAAAGACCACGGTGGCCCGGCTGTACGGCGGCATCCTGGCCGAGCTGGGCGTCCTGCCCTCCGGCCACCTGGTCGAGGTGTCACGCGCGGACCTGGTCGCCCAGGTCATCGGCGGGACGGCCATCAAGACCACCGAGGCGTTCAACGAGGCGCTCGGCGGCGTGCTGTTCGTCGACGAGGCGTACACCCTGCTGTCCGACGGCAAGGGCTCCGGTGCCGACTTCGGCAAGGAAGCCGTCGACACACTGCTCAAACTGATGGAGGACCACCGGGACGACGTGGTGGTCATCGTCGCCGGCTACACCGCCGAGATCGCTTCGTTCCTGTCCTCCAACCCGGGGCTGTCCTCCCGCTTCACCCGCACCGTCGAGTTCGCCAACTACTCCGTGGCCGAACTCGTCACCATCACCGAGAACATGTGCCAGGCCCACCGCTACGAGCTGGCCCCGAGCACCCTGGACGCCCTCGCCCGGCACTACGAACGGATGCCGCGCGACGCCGGGTTCGGCAACGGCCGCGCCGCCCGCCAGGTGTTCGAGGAGATGGTGGACCGGCAGGCCTACCGGCTCGGTTCGCAGCCCGACGCCGCATGGAACGACCTGTCGCTGCTGCTGCCCGAGGATGTCGCCGACGAGTCGGCGGACGGGCAGACGGCGGACGGCCGCGGGGCCGACGAACTGCTGGCAGAACTCGACGCGATGGTGGGGCTGCACGCGGTGAAGCGGGAGGTCACCGACCTGGTCAACCTCCTCTCCACCGCCAGGCAGCGGCAGGCGGTGGGCCTTCCCACACCGAAGATCAGCCACCATCTGGTCTTCGAAGGCCCGCCCGGCACCGGAAAGACGACGATCGCCAGGCTCTACGCGGACCTGCTGCACTCCCTCGGCGTCCTGCGCACGGGCCGGCTCGTGGAGGTGGCGAGAGCGGACCTGGTGGGCCGCTACGTGGGGCACACCGCGCAGCTCACCAAGGACGCGTTCGAAAGCGCCCTGGGCGGCGTGCTGTTCATCGACGAGGCCTACGCCCTCACTCCCGAGAACGCCGGCTCGGACTTCGGCAGGGAGGCGGTGGACACCCTGCTGAAGCTGATGGAGGACCACCGCGACGAGATCGTCGTCATCGCCGCCGGCTACACCGAGGAGATGCACCGCTTCCTCTCCTCCAACCCCGGCCTGGCCTCCCGCTTCGCCCGTTCGGTGAAGTTCGAGAACTACTCCACCGACGAACTGGTGGACATCATGAACGGGTACGCGACCGCCTCCGGCTACGACTGCGCCCCGGAAACCCTGGAGGCACTGCGCGCCTACGTGTCCGACCTCCCCCGGGACCGCTCCTTCGGCAACGCCCGCACGGCCCGGCAGACCCTGGAGTCGATGATGACCAGGCAGGCCCGGCGCATCGGCACGATCGCGGCACCGAGCATGGACGATCTACGGCTGCTGATGCCCGAGGATCTGCCGGAGCGGGCGGGGCTGGCCGCGGGGTGA
- a CDS encoding S8 family serine peptidase — MRRAAPSHRRPVQRAAAAVVLAALSSAAGAVPAAADDIQLPVVSSVLAAGEPCAKASTDKAGQQPWTWQTLGMTKAWQFSQGDGVTVAVVDTGVGTGIPALAGRVEAVGDADEDCVGHGSFAAGLIAAAPGEGVGVAGLAPRARILAVRGTDTRGETTASRLAAGIRTAADRGAEVIYVGRAIATGKKELTEAVAYAAKHDSLVVAPNVPDYLPKDSAGKTAQPAPWYWPGAAPGVLSVVDYGPGGLRPDAAPPAHNADLSAPGDAVVSVGPTGSGHYFGSGSSLAAAHVAGAAALVRARQPKMTAAQVADQLTVAGYPDDPPRLDPYGALTTLLTDKQGAPPREAAAHVPAAAATEPRNRALMIAGAGGALVLLVAGGAVVIPRGRARGWQPAGAAEGDVDSGDRP, encoded by the coding sequence ATGCGACGAGCAGCTCCCTCCCACCGTCGTCCGGTGCAGCGGGCGGCGGCCGCCGTGGTGCTGGCCGCGCTCTCCTCGGCCGCAGGAGCCGTTCCGGCGGCGGCGGACGACATCCAGCTCCCCGTCGTCTCGTCGGTACTGGCCGCCGGTGAACCGTGCGCGAAGGCCTCCACCGACAAGGCCGGCCAACAGCCCTGGACCTGGCAGACGTTGGGCATGACCAAGGCCTGGCAGTTCAGCCAGGGCGACGGGGTGACCGTCGCCGTCGTGGACACCGGAGTCGGGACCGGCATCCCCGCCCTCGCGGGCCGGGTCGAGGCGGTCGGGGACGCGGACGAGGACTGCGTGGGTCACGGCAGCTTCGCGGCGGGGCTGATCGCCGCCGCGCCGGGTGAGGGCGTCGGGGTGGCCGGACTCGCTCCGCGAGCCCGCATCCTGGCGGTGCGCGGCACGGACACCCGGGGTGAGACGACCGCGTCGCGACTCGCGGCCGGTATCCGTACGGCGGCCGACCGGGGCGCCGAGGTCATCTACGTCGGGCGGGCGATAGCCACCGGCAAGAAGGAGCTGACCGAGGCCGTCGCGTACGCGGCGAAGCACGACTCCCTCGTCGTCGCGCCGAACGTCCCGGACTACCTCCCGAAGGACAGCGCAGGCAAGACCGCGCAGCCCGCCCCCTGGTACTGGCCCGGGGCCGCGCCCGGGGTCCTCTCCGTCGTGGACTACGGCCCCGGCGGCCTGCGCCCCGACGCCGCCCCGCCCGCGCACAACGCGGATCTGTCGGCCCCGGGCGACGCGGTGGTCAGCGTCGGGCCCACCGGATCGGGGCACTACTTCGGCTCGGGCTCCTCGCTGGCCGCCGCCCATGTGGCGGGCGCCGCGGCTCTCGTCCGGGCACGGCAGCCGAAGATGACGGCCGCGCAGGTAGCCGACCAGCTCACGGTGGCCGGCTACCCGGACGACCCGCCGCGGCTCGACCCGTACGGGGCGCTGACGACACTCCTCACCGACAAGCAGGGCGCCCCGCCCCGGGAGGCCGCGGCCCACGTTCCCGCGGCGGCCGCCACGGAACCGCGGAACCGGGCGCTGATGATCGCGGGTGCGGGCGGTGCGCTGGTGCTGCTGGTGGCAGGCGGCGCCGTGGTCATTCCCCGCGGCCGGGCCAGGGGCTGGCAGCCGGCCGGGGCGGCTGAGGGTGACGTGGACTCCGGCGACCGGCCCTAG
- the eccCa gene encoding type VII secretion protein EccCa: protein MVLFRRPARRRGPDMPEGELSLQEPPTLPEVVPDSSAVWTYLPMAMMSVSMMLMFMRPGMSGASGGHFMYLAIGMMVLASGAMMVGQMMRKASERKQRLKGERRDYLRYLTQTRRKVRTAVADQQKALAWRHPEPAALWSMVGTTRLWERRPQDEDFGEVRVAVGDQQLGLRLVPNSTTPVEDLEPLSAHALRSFIRTYATVPEQPIAIYLRAWARVLLRGDEQSMRSLARAMVAQLATFHAPDDVWVALCVSDERRADWEWVKWLPHNLHPQETDGAGQARMFVSAFNELEDLLGAEFLERPPFDPEAAAGREEPFTVIVLDGGGVPAGHRLDGAGFRNAVVIDLEGALTWRPGRVTLRFEVSENDFALVRTDRDRKEQTTRLGRPDRFGPTGSTALAKGIAPYRMGVGSDASAPLSSDLELTTLLGISDLYRHEPHAHWERSTGPARLRVPIAVSADGAPVELDIKESAQGGTGPHGMLIGATGSGKSELLRTLVLALALNNSSETLNFVLVDFKGGATFLGLDELPHTSAVITNLAGEATLVGRMQDALHGELMRRQELLRSAGNYTSALDYEKARASGTALAPLPSLFVVVDEFSELLAVHREFMELFVMIGRLGRSLGVHLLLASQRLDEGRMHQLESHLSYRIGLRTFSAMESRGVLGVPDAYQLPPQPGSGYLKSGVEALTRFRAAYVSGSYQERRSGANKARVASQTVPWTAGYVVPRQVPDLPGPEPEEEEETTDTLLSVAVDRLRGAGPPAHQVWLPPLDQPATLDQILPPLVPDPELGLTTVGWPGRGKLAVPIGIVDKPFEQMRDLLTIDLSGSGGHVAIAGGPQSGKSTLVRTLLTALAVTHTPREVSFFCLDFGGGTLAALAELPHTAGVAARLESERVSRTVAEITSLLASRERFFLEHGIDSMPTFRRRRAAGEFPEQHYGDVFLVIDGWSTVRADYDRYIQTFNGIAARGLNYGVHIIVTTSRWVELSAGVRDQAATHLELRMGDAMDSEIDTRRASTVPRLAGRGLTREGKLHYLGALPRIDGMESADDLADGVSGLVSALKESWPGQQTPQVRMLPTRLSVGQLPSPEGNLRMPIGLEEEQLSVVWHDFAENPHLFAVGDAESGKTNLLRLTAKAIMDRFTPAEARIMVVDYRRDLVEAIPDEYRLGHAVSIDALKDLVDGAARAVRTRLPGEEISPARMRLCDWWTGPRLFILVDDYDMLGTGIGNAPFDPLLPHLALGYEVGLHMVVTRSASGASRGLSEHLLRRFQEVNTPALLLSCPPTEGYLIGNIKGRTMAPGRATHVVRRKATQVQTALVEA, encoded by the coding sequence GTGGTCCTGTTCCGCAGGCCGGCCCGTCGCCGTGGCCCGGACATGCCCGAAGGGGAGTTGTCCCTGCAGGAGCCGCCGACGCTGCCCGAAGTGGTGCCGGACAGCTCAGCCGTGTGGACGTATCTGCCCATGGCGATGATGTCGGTCTCCATGATGCTGATGTTCATGCGGCCGGGCATGAGCGGCGCATCGGGCGGCCACTTCATGTACCTGGCCATCGGCATGATGGTGCTGGCGTCCGGCGCGATGATGGTCGGCCAGATGATGCGCAAGGCCAGTGAGCGCAAGCAGCGGCTCAAGGGCGAGCGCCGGGACTATCTGCGCTACCTCACCCAGACCCGGCGCAAGGTGCGCACCGCCGTGGCCGACCAGCAGAAGGCGCTGGCCTGGCGGCACCCGGAGCCGGCCGCGCTGTGGTCGATGGTGGGCACCACCCGGCTGTGGGAACGCCGCCCGCAGGACGAGGACTTCGGCGAGGTACGGGTGGCCGTCGGCGACCAGCAGCTAGGTCTGCGGCTGGTGCCGAACTCCACCACTCCGGTGGAGGACCTCGAACCGCTGTCCGCGCACGCGCTGCGCAGCTTCATCCGGACCTACGCCACCGTGCCCGAACAGCCCATCGCCATCTATCTGCGGGCCTGGGCCCGGGTGCTGCTGCGCGGCGACGAACAGAGCATGCGCTCCCTCGCCCGCGCCATGGTCGCCCAGTTGGCGACCTTCCACGCGCCGGACGACGTGTGGGTGGCCCTGTGCGTCTCGGACGAGCGGCGCGCGGACTGGGAGTGGGTCAAGTGGCTCCCGCACAACTTGCATCCGCAGGAGACCGACGGCGCGGGCCAGGCCCGGATGTTCGTCTCCGCCTTCAACGAACTGGAGGATCTGCTCGGCGCCGAGTTCCTGGAGCGTCCTCCGTTCGACCCGGAAGCCGCTGCCGGGCGCGAGGAGCCGTTCACGGTGATCGTGCTGGACGGCGGCGGTGTACCGGCCGGACACCGGCTGGACGGCGCCGGCTTCCGCAACGCCGTGGTCATCGACCTGGAAGGGGCGCTGACCTGGCGGCCCGGCCGGGTCACCCTGCGCTTCGAGGTGTCGGAGAACGACTTCGCACTGGTACGCACCGACCGCGACCGCAAGGAGCAGACCACCCGGCTCGGCCGGCCCGACCGGTTCGGGCCGACCGGCTCCACCGCGCTGGCCAAGGGGATCGCCCCGTACCGGATGGGCGTGGGGTCCGACGCCTCGGCGCCCCTCTCGTCCGATCTGGAGCTGACCACACTCCTGGGCATATCCGACCTCTACCGCCATGAGCCGCACGCCCATTGGGAGCGCAGCACCGGACCCGCCCGGCTGCGGGTACCGATCGCGGTGAGCGCCGACGGCGCACCGGTGGAGCTGGACATCAAGGAATCGGCGCAGGGCGGCACAGGACCCCACGGCATGCTCATCGGCGCCACCGGCTCCGGCAAGAGCGAGCTGCTGCGCACCCTGGTGCTGGCGCTGGCGCTGAACAACTCGTCCGAGACCCTCAACTTCGTCCTCGTCGACTTCAAGGGCGGCGCCACCTTCCTCGGCCTGGACGAACTGCCGCACACCTCGGCCGTCATCACCAACCTGGCCGGCGAGGCCACGCTGGTCGGCCGGATGCAGGACGCGCTGCACGGCGAACTCATGCGCCGCCAGGAGCTGCTGCGCTCGGCCGGCAACTACACGTCCGCGCTGGACTACGAGAAGGCGCGCGCGTCCGGCACTGCGCTCGCGCCGTTGCCGAGCCTGTTCGTCGTTGTCGACGAGTTCAGCGAACTGCTCGCCGTGCACCGGGAGTTCATGGAGCTGTTCGTGATGATCGGACGGCTCGGGCGCAGCCTGGGCGTCCATCTGCTGCTCGCCTCCCAGCGGCTGGACGAGGGCCGGATGCACCAGTTGGAGAGCCACCTCTCCTACCGGATCGGGTTGCGTACGTTCTCCGCGATGGAGAGCCGCGGTGTGCTCGGCGTGCCGGACGCCTATCAACTGCCCCCGCAGCCGGGCAGCGGCTACCTCAAGTCCGGGGTGGAGGCGCTGACCCGCTTCCGCGCCGCCTACGTGTCCGGCTCCTACCAGGAGCGCCGATCCGGCGCCAACAAGGCCAGGGTGGCCAGTCAGACCGTGCCGTGGACCGCCGGTTATGTGGTGCCGCGCCAGGTGCCCGACCTGCCAGGCCCTGAGCCGGAGGAGGAGGAAGAGACCACCGACACCCTGCTGTCGGTGGCTGTCGACCGGCTGCGCGGCGCGGGCCCTCCGGCCCACCAGGTGTGGCTGCCGCCGCTCGACCAGCCCGCCACCCTCGACCAGATCCTGCCGCCCCTGGTCCCCGACCCGGAGCTGGGGCTGACCACTGTCGGCTGGCCGGGCCGCGGCAAGCTGGCCGTGCCCATCGGCATCGTCGACAAGCCGTTCGAGCAGATGCGCGACCTGCTGACCATCGACCTGTCCGGTTCGGGCGGCCATGTGGCCATCGCGGGCGGCCCGCAGAGCGGCAAGAGCACCCTGGTGCGCACCTTGCTCACCGCTCTCGCCGTCACCCACACCCCGCGCGAAGTGTCGTTCTTCTGCCTCGACTTCGGCGGTGGCACGCTGGCCGCACTGGCCGAACTGCCGCACACCGCCGGTGTGGCGGCGCGGCTGGAGAGCGAGCGGGTGAGCCGGACGGTCGCCGAGATCACCTCCCTGCTCGCGTCGCGGGAGCGGTTCTTCCTGGAGCACGGCATCGACTCGATGCCGACCTTCCGGCGCCGCAGGGCCGCGGGCGAGTTCCCGGAGCAGCACTACGGCGACGTGTTTCTCGTCATCGACGGCTGGTCCACGGTGCGGGCCGACTACGACCGTTACATCCAGACGTTCAACGGGATCGCGGCCCGCGGCCTGAACTACGGCGTGCACATCATCGTCACCACGTCCCGCTGGGTCGAACTGTCCGCCGGCGTACGCGACCAGGCCGCCACCCATCTGGAGCTGCGGATGGGTGACGCGATGGACTCCGAGATCGACACCCGGCGCGCCTCCACCGTGCCGCGGCTGGCCGGCCGCGGTCTGACCCGCGAGGGCAAGCTGCACTACCTCGGCGCACTGCCCCGTATCGACGGCATGGAGAGCGCCGACGACCTCGCCGACGGTGTGTCAGGTCTGGTGTCCGCCCTCAAGGAGAGCTGGCCGGGACAGCAGACCCCGCAGGTGCGGATGCTGCCCACCAGGCTGTCGGTCGGGCAACTGCCGTCACCTGAGGGCAACCTGCGGATGCCGATCGGCCTGGAGGAGGAGCAACTCTCCGTCGTCTGGCACGACTTCGCGGAGAATCCGCACCTGTTCGCGGTGGGCGACGCGGAGAGCGGCAAGACGAACCTGCTGCGGCTGACCGCCAAGGCGATCATGGACCGCTTCACCCCGGCCGAGGCCCGGATCATGGTGGTCGACTACCGCCGCGACCTGGTCGAGGCGATCCCGGACGAATACCGTCTGGGGCACGCCGTCTCCATCGACGCGCTGAAGGACCTGGTCGACGGCGCGGCCCGCGCGGTCCGCACCCGGCTGCCGGGGGAAGAGATCTCCCCGGCCCGGATGCGGCTGTGCGACTGGTGGACGGGGCCGCGGCTGTTCATCCTCGTGGACGACTACGACATGTTGGGCACCGGCATCGGCAACGCACCGTTCGACCCGCTGCTCCCGCACCTCGCGCTCGGCTACGAGGTCGGACTGCACATGGTGGTCACGCGCTCGGCGTCCGGCGCCAGCCGGGGTCTGAGCGAGCACTTGCTGCGGCGCTTCCAAGAGGTCAACACCCCGGCCCTGTTGCTGTCCTGCCCGCCGACCGAGGGCTATCTCATCGGCAACATCAAGGGCCGCACGATGGCACCGGGACGAGCCACCCACGTCGTACGCCGGAAGGCGACCCAGGTCCAGACGGCGCTGGTGGAGGCTTGA